The Pontibacter pudoricolor genome contains a region encoding:
- a CDS encoding porin family protein, with translation MKIIFLSLILLVSTLPAVAQVNPVNSDSTVKPLKRVYVGVELSNIAYTMWRPSKQVGGGVTPVVHINVGYKLNKGLSLQIGLAYGRKHVDELSGIYYGENDTIINYYRARKIQALAVPITAQVTPFSWQQNRKFRVSAIASFVPIIGSVWHQESEEFEGQREVIYKGEDSGVYAIVTGGLQFNYKISQRLDSYGKLNLFYKNVGHKSYYADKAWSVGLGLNYNL, from the coding sequence ATGAAAATAATATTTCTATCTCTTATCCTTTTAGTCTCCACTTTACCCGCCGTTGCTCAGGTTAATCCTGTTAATTCTGACTCAACTGTAAAGCCCTTAAAACGTGTATATGTAGGTGTTGAACTTAGCAACATAGCTTATACTATGTGGAGGCCTTCTAAACAAGTAGGAGGTGGTGTTACACCTGTAGTTCATATAAACGTAGGTTATAAATTGAACAAAGGACTAAGTCTACAAATAGGGCTTGCTTATGGTAGAAAACATGTTGATGAACTTTCTGGTATCTATTATGGTGAAAACGATACCATAATTAATTATTACCGTGCAAGAAAAATTCAGGCGTTAGCAGTTCCTATAACAGCACAGGTTACACCCTTCAGTTGGCAGCAGAACAGAAAATTCCGTGTATCAGCTATCGCATCCTTTGTGCCTATCATAGGATCAGTGTGGCATCAGGAGTCTGAAGAATTTGAAGGACAAAGAGAAGTTATTTATAAAGGTGAGGACTCCGGCGTATATGCTATAGTTACTGGTGGGCTACAGTTTAATTATAAAATAAGCCAACGGTTAGATAGCTATGGCAAATTAAACCTATTTTATAAAAACGTCGGACATAAAAGCTACTATGCAGATAAAGCATGGTCAGTTGGCTTAGGCCTTAACTACAATCTATAA
- a CDS encoding acetyl-CoA C-acyltransferase, which yields MNSAYIIDIVRTPVGKFGGSLSSVRPDDMAAFILRELMARNPQVSPELIEDVVLGAANQAGEDNRNVARMALLLAGLPLQIGGVTVNRLCASGLQAIMDASRAIKSGDGDVYLAGGVESMTRAPFVMAKAETAFSRTPEIYDTTIGWRFTNPALSKLHHPFAMGETAENVAEREGVSREAQDEFAHNSQLKYKAAHEAGKFSDEIIPYPVPQRKGDPIIFDTDEHPRLSTIEKLGQLAPAFKKGGSVTAGNSSGINDGAAASLIVSEETVNRLGLTPMARVVSVAVAGVEPSHMGMGPVPATLKALKRAGLTINDIGLAEINEAFAAQALPCVQQLGIDPAIVNVNGGSIAIGHPLGASGTRISATLLHEMKRRENVRYGLATMCVGVGQGAAIIYEKL from the coding sequence ATGAATTCAGCTTACATCATAGATATAGTTAGAACACCTGTTGGCAAGTTTGGCGGAAGCCTGAGTTCGGTGCGTCCGGATGACATGGCAGCCTTTATTTTAAGGGAGCTGATGGCCCGTAACCCGCAGGTTTCCCCGGAATTAATTGAAGATGTAGTATTGGGTGCTGCTAACCAGGCAGGCGAAGATAACCGCAACGTAGCGCGCATGGCTTTGCTTTTGGCGGGCTTGCCGTTACAGATTGGTGGTGTTACTGTTAACAGACTTTGCGCATCGGGCTTGCAGGCTATTATGGATGCGAGCCGCGCTATTAAAAGCGGCGATGGCGATGTGTACCTGGCCGGCGGCGTAGAAAGCATGACGCGTGCACCTTTTGTAATGGCAAAAGCCGAAACGGCCTTCAGCAGAACGCCTGAGATTTACGACACAACTATAGGCTGGCGCTTTACAAATCCTGCTCTATCTAAATTACATCATCCGTTTGCTATGGGTGAGACAGCCGAGAATGTAGCCGAGCGTGAAGGTGTTTCACGTGAAGCGCAGGACGAATTTGCTCATAACTCCCAGTTAAAATATAAAGCAGCCCACGAAGCAGGTAAGTTCAGCGATGAGATCATTCCTTACCCGGTGCCACAGCGCAAAGGCGACCCGATCATTTTTGATACCGATGAGCATCCAAGATTATCAACTATAGAAAAGTTAGGCCAGCTGGCTCCGGCATTTAAAAAAGGCGGTAGCGTAACGGCGGGCAACTCGTCGGGCATTAACGATGGCGCAGCAGCCTCGCTTATAGTTAGCGAAGAAACCGTAAACCGGTTAGGGTTAACACCAATGGCACGTGTGGTTTCTGTAGCAGTAGCCGGCGTAGAGCCAAGCCACATGGGTATGGGACCGGTTCCGGCAACCTTAAAAGCACTGAAAAGAGCAGGCCTAACTATAAACGACATTGGATTGGCCGAAATAAACGAAGCATTTGCTGCGCAGGCCTTGCCATGTGTACAGCAACTGGGCATCGATCCGGCTATAGTTAACGTGAACGGTGGTTCTATTGCCATTGGTCACCCGCTGGGGGCAAGTGGCACGCGTATTTCGGCAACGCTGCTGCACGAAATGAAGCGCCGTGAAAATGTGCGTTATGGCCTGGCAACCATGTGTGTGGGTGTAGGGCAGGGCGCTGCGATCATCTACGAGAAACTATAG
- a CDS encoding DUF4293 domain-containing protein has protein sequence MIQRIQSVFLFLLVLAVISMLFLPLWSKTDAATGETIVLTAWELKSQVLNADGEATAAGTVPSKSAIAIGLLAIAAAIVALVEIFQFRSRLNQMKLGLLNTLVLAALFGTSFYYATYVGAEMIKGTDNGSYEAGFYMPMLGLLFNALANRFIKRDEDLVRSVDRLR, from the coding sequence ATGATACAAAGAATTCAATCCGTATTTCTGTTTCTGCTGGTACTGGCCGTAATCTCGATGCTGTTCTTACCGCTTTGGTCTAAAACTGATGCTGCTACCGGCGAAACGATAGTGCTTACTGCCTGGGAGCTGAAATCGCAGGTACTTAATGCCGATGGCGAAGCTACTGCTGCCGGTACTGTTCCATCTAAAAGCGCTATTGCTATTGGTTTGCTGGCCATTGCTGCTGCTATAGTTGCGCTGGTCGAGATCTTCCAGTTTCGTAGCCGCCTGAACCAGATGAAACTGGGCTTACTGAATACGCTGGTACTGGCTGCACTTTTCGGAACGTCGTTTTATTATGCTACCTATGTTGGTGCTGAAATGATAAAAGGAACCGACAACGGCTCGTACGAGGCTGGTTTTTACATGCCAATGCTGGGTTTACTGTTCAATGCCCTGGCCAACCGCTTCATCAAGCGCGACGAAGACCTGGTAAGATCAGTTGACAGACTGAGATAA
- a CDS encoding outer membrane beta-barrel protein — MKNILLGLILFIFSFTAVAQQDSTLIGKQQNRVTLGVNLHTMSFHIYYKAGKTPGAVRAGYFVPVSINVGYQFTDRIKLQAGLGVGGDTHKVTEQLQDVEYDYKSKTIAFASPVSVYLTFLNLYKKLPVYGVLAIVPAYGVTTTDVTETDDEGSRNYTIKDSGINVFTIAGVGFNYNVSERFYGNVSYFFYKTNLTGPNSTFYDWDQGYPGARGFIKSLEFGLNYNL; from the coding sequence ATGAAGAATATCCTATTGGGCTTAATCCTTTTTATATTTTCTTTCACAGCTGTAGCACAACAAGACTCAACTCTTATAGGTAAGCAGCAAAACAGAGTTACCTTAGGTGTTAATTTACACACTATGTCCTTTCATATTTACTATAAAGCTGGTAAGACTCCTGGTGCAGTTAGAGCTGGATATTTTGTGCCGGTTTCTATAAATGTTGGTTACCAATTCACTGACAGGATAAAGTTACAAGCTGGGCTGGGGGTAGGCGGCGATACACATAAGGTCACTGAACAACTTCAGGATGTGGAATATGACTACAAATCAAAAACTATAGCTTTTGCCAGTCCTGTTTCCGTGTATTTAACTTTTCTTAACCTATACAAAAAGTTGCCAGTGTATGGTGTACTAGCAATTGTGCCAGCTTATGGTGTTACTACAACAGATGTAACAGAAACTGATGATGAAGGCAGCAGAAACTATACTATAAAAGACAGCGGTATCAATGTGTTTACTATAGCAGGAGTTGGTTTCAACTATAATGTAAGCGAACGCTTTTATGGTAATGTATCTTACTTCTTTTATAAAACTAACCTTACTGGCCCCAACTCTACCTTTTATGATTGGGACCAAGGCTACCCGGGAGCAAGAGGTTTTATTAAGTCGTTAGAGTTTGGGTTAAACTATAATCTATAA
- a CDS encoding DUF4476 domain-containing protein — protein MRKLLLPLLLVLLAMPVLVQASVLTFRAPAGEPFYLKLDGKLVNHKASNFVRVDHLRPGKHYVEVKVRTRHRDYQLGTNVYVRHGFETNYGVDVVERKGKLKLRLLSEVPLLPPPVIVPRVPYPPAEPYRPAPPRYDDRYDSRDRCDYLMSRQDVDRLADAMKSRSFESTKLTIAREALRNNSILAEDLKYILQQFDYESTRVEFAKYAYDYVCDHERFYYVYDIFKFDSSVRELEEYTSRRR, from the coding sequence ATGAGAAAGCTTCTACTTCCGCTCCTGCTTGTGCTACTGGCGATGCCGGTACTGGTACAAGCTTCCGTGCTAACTTTCAGAGCCCCTGCCGGCGAGCCTTTTTACCTGAAACTGGATGGTAAACTGGTAAACCATAAGGCATCTAACTTTGTGCGTGTTGATCACTTGCGCCCGGGCAAGCATTACGTGGAAGTAAAAGTGCGCACCCGCCACCGTGATTACCAGTTGGGCACCAATGTATATGTGCGCCACGGTTTCGAGACCAACTATGGTGTGGATGTTGTGGAGCGCAAAGGTAAATTAAAGTTGAGATTGTTGAGCGAAGTGCCGTTGTTGCCACCGCCGGTAATAGTTCCACGTGTACCATATCCGCCAGCAGAACCCTACAGACCAGCGCCACCCCGCTACGACGACCGTTATGATAGCCGTGACCGCTGCGATTACCTGATGAGTCGACAGGATGTAGACCGTTTAGCCGATGCCATGAAAAGCCGAAGCTTCGAGAGCACCAAACTAACTATAGCCCGCGAAGCCCTGCGCAACAACAGCATCCTGGCCGAAGACTTGAAATACATTCTGCAGCAGTTCGATTATGAGAGCACAAGAGTAGAGTTCGCCAAATACGCCTACGATTATGTCTGCGACCATGAACGCTTCTATTACGTGTACGACATCTTCAAATTCGATAGCAGCGTGAGAGAGCTGGAAGAGTATACCAGCCGCAGGCGTTAG
- a CDS encoding AIR synthase related protein: MENRYLRRGVSASKEDVHNAIKNIDKGIFPKAFCKIIPDILTGDPDYCNIMHADGAGTKSSLAYLYWKETGDLSVWKGIAQDAVVMNTDDLLCVGATDNILLSSTIGRNKHLVSGDVIAAIINGTEEVLQMLRDNGIGIYSTGGETADVGDLVRTIIVDSTVTARMRRDEVISNHTIQPGDVIVGFASYGQATYETEYNGGMGSNGLTSARHDVFHNYLAASYPESYDPELPVDLVYSGTKRMTDIDKETGMEIGKLVLSPTRTYAPIVKAILQEHRQHIHGMVHCSGGAQTKVLHFTDKVHIIKDNLFPTPPLFRIIQEESHTDWKEMYKVFNMGHRLEIYLPEQYAQELIAISKSFNVDAQIIGRVEASKTNELTIKSAHGEFYYEG; encoded by the coding sequence ATGGAAAACAGATATTTGCGCCGCGGCGTGTCGGCTTCCAAAGAAGATGTGCACAACGCCATCAAGAACATCGACAAAGGCATATTCCCGAAAGCTTTCTGCAAGATCATTCCTGATATACTGACCGGCGACCCCGACTACTGCAACATTATGCACGCCGACGGGGCTGGTACCAAATCATCGCTGGCTTACCTGTACTGGAAAGAGACCGGCGACCTGAGCGTTTGGAAAGGCATTGCCCAGGATGCTGTTGTAATGAATACCGACGACCTGCTTTGCGTAGGCGCTACCGATAACATCCTACTTTCGTCTACTATAGGGCGTAACAAGCACCTGGTGTCCGGCGACGTGATTGCGGCTATTATAAATGGCACCGAAGAAGTGCTGCAGATGCTCCGCGATAACGGAATCGGTATTTACAGTACCGGCGGCGAAACCGCTGATGTTGGCGACCTGGTACGCACCATTATAGTTGACAGCACGGTAACGGCCCGCATGCGCCGCGACGAAGTGATCAGTAACCATACCATACAGCCCGGTGATGTTATAGTTGGGTTTGCATCTTACGGGCAGGCCACATACGAAACGGAGTATAACGGTGGTATGGGCAGTAACGGCCTTACCTCGGCCCGACACGATGTGTTCCATAATTACCTGGCGGCCTCGTACCCTGAAAGCTACGACCCAGAATTGCCTGTAGACCTGGTTTACTCCGGAACCAAACGCATGACCGATATAGACAAGGAAACAGGTATGGAAATAGGTAAACTGGTTTTATCACCGACAAGAACCTATGCGCCTATAGTTAAAGCCATTTTGCAGGAGCACCGCCAGCACATACACGGCATGGTGCATTGCAGCGGCGGCGCCCAGACCAAAGTGCTGCATTTTACCGATAAGGTACACATCATAAAAGACAACCTGTTCCCAACGCCACCATTGTTCCGCATTATTCAAGAGGAAAGCCACACCGACTGGAAAGAAATGTACAAGGTATTTAACATGGGCCATCGCCTGGAAATTTACCTGCCGGAGCAATACGCCCAGGAGCTGATTGCGATCTCGAAGTCCTTTAATGTAGATGCCCAGATAATTGGCCGCGTGGAAGCCAGCAAAACCAATGAGCTAACTATAAAAAGCGCTCACGGCGAGTTTTACTACGAGGGGTAA